The Cydia splendana chromosome 7, ilCydSple1.2, whole genome shotgun sequence genome contains the following window.
ATGACAGGAtttaaaacattttcttttatttcagtTACCCGCCTGCTTCGTCGCAACATGGCTGAACAAAGTTTATGGTAGAAAAGCAACTATGATAAGCAATTTAGGGATTACTGGTGTGACTATGTTACTGCTGATCTTTACTCCAAAAGATCACTGGGCTGCTTTAACTTTGGGAATCATCGGGCTGTGGGCAGTTAATATTACTTGCAACGTATCCTACGTATGGGCCTCAGAATTGTTCCCTACTCCATTAAGGAACATGGCTTACGGTATGGGGTCTTCGGGAGCTAAGGTCGGAGCTATGATTGCGCCTTTTATAGCAAATCTCGGTCCTCATTGGATGCCATCTTTAATATTCTCCACAATATCATTCTTAGGTATTGGCGCTAGTTATGTTTTGCCAGAGACTAAGGGGAAAAACTTACAAGACGATATTAGTCATACAGATTAATTAAAATCGAACCCTAAATGTATATTTAATGACTAATCATTGGATTTAAATCACTTATAATGAATTTAATCACAAATCAAtaataatatgaataataaCAAACTTCAATAGGTAGTTAAGACTAAAATATACAGAATGCGTAATTGGGCAATAAGGAAAACTGACGTATTCCCTGCAGTCTTACCGCGTAGTCTTACCAGTTGGACTACTGGGAATCTCCTTCCCAATAGACTTACTGGTCGTAAGACTTCGCAGATGTCATTTTCATCCCATTAGTTTTACtcttttaaaatgtataaatcaTAGACCTCATATTTGATAGACAGTAGCTTTATTAAAtctaagaagaaaaataaattaaatgcatttttttctaATGACAAACAATAACAAACTCAAAGACaagtacagtcgagttcataaactatttaaatgtaaatctatttttattaaataaattttcccCGGCCTCAGGCCCCACTAATCTAGAAGGTTTTCCCTCAAAATCCAAGTAGGCTCCAAATAGTTTTGTTTTGATGATTTATTTAATGAAGAGTCACATTTTCCGAAAGTTCAATCTAATTTGAAACTTTAATCCATTTGTTAAGGTTGAAATTCTATTGACACGTATGTGGTCGATAtatcgtactatgcctggaaaagggttaaataataaatgcatgCAATTTCCTGCAATAATATGAAAGGTGACAAAATATACACGTATTTATGACCTTGACTGTACAGTGACCTATTTCATCAACGTAACTTTTCTAAAAAATGACCAACGCTTATCTCTCCACTAATTAATTGCATTTGTGCATTCTGAATACACCGGTCGCGTTCAATGTAAACTTTGTGtcttttattcaaatttaaattgtttttgacTTGGATACTACGCACCTTTTGATACGATGCGtcagaaattaaaatatttaacaattgGTGTAAGTTACTTTTTTTCTTACCCACATCACCATTCAATACAGAATGCCACGATTCCAAATAGTTGGTTGTGCGATGCCGTTGGCCAAATACACACATTCTctcaattttgtttttttttatccaaTATCTGATCATATATTGTAAAAGGCTGtttgttttctaaataaattaaaaaaaaaaaaaaaaaaaaatatgttttaaatgCTTTCATATTATCTGGCACATAGGAGTTTTCCATCTCATCCATTATATAACTCCAACCGTCCAGAATATTTTCTTTAGGTAATAGTGGCAAACACTTGCTAAGTGACACTATTCTGTATGCCTTTAATTTCAGAGATTTACTTCTTCTCTTCAGGCTCTCACGATAGTGATAATAGCATCCATTTGGCAATACTTGCGGGAAAACGTACCTTATAGCCTTTACCATGCCCTCCTCATAGTCTGTTTTAAATTGCATAGGGTTCCAGTCCGGTATTTGGCTTTTTATTAATTGCAATAGTGTAATGTATGTTTGCGTTTTTTTATCCGGGAGGAAGGCATAGATAACGGGTATTATATTTGTAGTCTCCTGAGAACTACCCAAATCGCAATGTATAGTATAGAGATGACAAAAGGGTACTGGACTTACTTCAAATGTGCCATCACTGAAAAAGTCCTTATTTTCCGTCATAGCTTTCTTTGCGTCACTGGATGCAAACACTAAAATTCGTGCACCGTCATCACGATAGTAGTCCGCTAACAGAAAAGAATCAAATTTAGGCGGAACCTTAATATCAGAAAAACTTTTGTGGTATAATTTTTCTACTTCCAGAGTTTTATTTCGATGTCGGTAAAGTGTCGATTTTACACTGGTGAATTCTGGTAACttgcttataatattaattcCAGAATTTTCGAGTGGACCCACGGCTTTTCTGTAGACCCTGGGTATTGATGCCGTGTCTGATTCAACTTGTTTTTTACAATCATTCATCTTTATGTCTATTTCGTTTTGAGCATGATCAGGACAGCACGTTACAAGATGTGGTTTACTTTTTACCACAACATTGTTAACAATAGTAACAGACCCGACACAATTACTTTTACGGTATAGAGCACATCGCCATATAATTCCTGCATCTTTATAAGTCTTTAATTTATAGTACTGGTATCCATCCAGCAATAGTACCTCACCTCGTCccctttttattacatttatgtCACACATTTcactaaatttaaaataatttacacGTATTCTTCTATTACCTAGTACTCGGTACTCGTTTGTAGTTTGATAATTATGTGACAAGATGTCTAGTAAGCAAATGTTTTATCTTGGGTCATAGATTCAAGTTCACTGTGTAGGTTGTCTATCAATAACCTAAGTCTATGTAGACTCTTATGTAAGAGTAGGACTATTGGGAGTTTTGTTTTACTGGTAAGTCTACAGGGCACAAAATTCCCAATGGTCTTACTAGTGAGTCTATTGGGAAGGAAATTCCCAGTAGTCCAACTGGTAAGACTACACGGTAAGACTGCAGGGAATACGTGACGTAAGACGAAGTATTAAATTAGTTTTACATACTTACCCGAATGAAGATGTAGTCACTGCAaatcattaattaattaacgtgaaatgttaaaaaaatcttCAACAAAAGCAGTAAGTTTACTAGTTTCCTGTGtgaccaaataaaaaatatgcaatacgcttttttatgttattcctgatactttactttacttctGTCAGATGTTTATAACTCTGAgcttttgtacctacttatacctaTAATCCTTAATTAGTTCCTTTTTAATGAACATAAGGcgtatttttaggattccgtacccaaagggtaaacgggaccctattactaagactccactgtctgtctgtctgtctgtcaccaggctgtatctcatgaaccgtgatatgtagctagacagttgaaattttcacagatgatgtatttctgttgccgctaaagcaacaaatactaaaaacagaataaaataaatatttaagtagggctccatacaacaaacgtggcaagttttttgcgtaatggtacggaacccttcgtgcgcgagtccaactcgcacttagccggtttttatCCTATCGACAAAATGCTACTAAACTTTCTATTGTAATACACAGAACCCTAACAATGACCCCGATGTAAATGACATTAATCTGCaagtttattttatagatagttACACACCGGTCTATCAACCAGTATTGTTTGTGAAAAGAAATCGATTAAGCATGAACGGTCAATTATATCATCAATTTTCTGACACAGTTGAATTTTTTCTTATGCGGGTCTAGCCGTATCTagtataaaatacataaatacgtCTGTAAAATACTTCAGTCGATTCGAAATCCTATGTTTATTGTGCCAAGTGAAAGatagataaattaaaacaaatgacTATTCAAATTACGCATCCGCAGTAAAACAAGTGTTAATTTAGTGTTACAGTAGTTACTTTGTGTTTTAATGTTGTGAATCGCGCCTTCCTGATTGGtattgtttataattataataatacttTAGTTGAAATCATGGAGGTTGATAAACTATGCAATGAAGAACGTGATGAAACTGCAGATAATGAAAACGATGAAGACTATCTAGTGAAAGCTATTGGTGCTTTTGGCGCATGGCAAGCCAAAGTCTGCATCCTCGTCACATTGACAAGATTTCTGGCTATGTGGAACATGTTGAACATAATGTTCCTGACCTATGACAACAAGTTCATTTGTGTGCAATTTAACGGGACGCGTCTTAACGTATCAACATCAATATGTTACGATAACTGTGTTGAGTACGAATTTCAAGAAGGCATTTTCGTCAAAAGTTTTGTGTCGGAGTTTGAGCTGATTTGAGAAAAGGCCTGGATGGCTAGTTTTACGCAAACGATATTGATGTTCGGTTTGCTGTTCGGGGTTTATTTGTTTGGATGGCTCTCTGACAGGTAAGTTATtcaaattttgataaaatatgtgCCCTATCCACGAACGCTAGACAATAGACAGAGTATGAAAATAATTGGTCTTCCTGTGCAACAGTTTCCTTGTAGGTCACACAAGAAACAATCGAAACAATGCGAAACTGTTTTCTTATATCATATATTTCTTATTcgctttttatgttcatttttagtacctactcaATATAAATacgttttgatattttttgtttttaatatcgacttttaaatttaatttaattttcataTTTGGCTATATTTACATCTTTTTTATCGTTACGAAATTAACTTTCTAACGTCATTTCAGATTTGGACGTCGCAAAGCGATTTTTTCCTCCGCGTTTCTCGTGGTGGTTCTGATGGTGGTTTCCAGCTTCGCCCCCGATTACTGGACTTTCTGTACCCTTCGCTTCTTTACCGGTGTTGCTACGGGCGGAGTGCTTATCGTGAGCATTGTCATGGTACTTGAGGTGGTGGGCCCACAACATAGGGAAGCCGCAGGTTTGTGTTTTAAACAATCCAAATAAAAACGGGTATATCCCGTTTTAATTTCTTAGGTGTACAGTCGCCATGGAAGCAATCAAGGTTCTTACAAATATTTgaacatgatttttttttggcaaGGCGTAAATTTTGTATATTTGTGAGTAATTTGTTTTCGTTGCTTAAGTTTGTTTTGCTGTGCAGGAATATGTTTTGCTAAAAattgttaatttttatttccgaataggtacctattcaataTTATTTGATTGATCCTATTTTTCCAACTACCTACATGACAATTATTAATTGATCCAAATCTCACTGGTTTTAACAATCTGTGACTTAGAATATAAGCGTAATCGTAAGTGAAAGAATAAGCGCTATTATCAGATGAATTTGGCCTCCTgcgtgtgttttttttttgtcatggTATAAATTGAAACGGAGTCATGTTATCATGATTGGCTTATCTGGGTCATACCTACATAGCGATTATATCTTGTCCGTCCAAAGTTTAGGTCTACAAAGCTTTTTATTGAACTCTTATCCACATGAAGGGGTGCTCCTTTTCTTTGGATTTTTGTGATAACTTGACAAAATATTTCACTGTATGCAAACTGGTAATAATAACCTATAGGAGAATCCGTAGTTAATCATAATAACTTAAACGTATTGCCATATTTTCTTATCTTCAGGTTGCGGAATCAACTTGCCTGACGGTCTCGCCGAAGCTTCCCTGGTCTCGTTCGTCCAGTTCTCGCCGACGTGGAGAATATACCTCCTCTCCATGAGCGGTGCGTCTGCCCTCATCATGGGTTTTCTGGTCTTGCTGCCTGAATCACCACGGTGGCTGATGGCTAGAGGACGGTTGGATGAGGCGAAGGCATTGATGATGAAGGCGGCTAAATGGTGAGATTTGTAAGGAAGATGGAGATAATTTTTCCTTAAATTTTGTATAAACATTGCTCTAAATTAAGTTTTAACATAAGATAGGGCTCCAATAATAAGAGTAATAAGTCAGGCTATATATATCAAAATGAAGACGACAATACCTTAGCTACTAATTGCATATATGATTAATTTCCAATTTACAATGGAATTTATAACTAAATTAAGATGATGAATATGACTAATAATGATAACGGGCTTTCTGATTTTTATATTCAATTATTCGAGTTAGAGAGgtaaaacattttaaacaaatattgcacatatttttctttattaaaCTATTTTATTCTAGCAATAACCTGGATCTTACGACCACAGAAGAAAACATAAACAGCATTCTTTCAAGAGAATCCAAAGAAATTAAAACCCCAACATATTGCGACCTGTTCAAAACGAAGAAGCTGTTCACTAGAACCCTGTGTTCTGCGCTGGTGTGGACGATCGCTGGGATGGGGTACTTCGGCATCACGCAATACTGCACGTTCTTAGGGACGAATGTGTTTGTCTCGGTCGTCATTATGGGATTGATGCAGGTAAGCTTACATATGACATTAAACAGCATCCTCCCAAGAAAATCAAAAGTAAAGAAGACAACAACGTATGCAACCTGTTCAAAACGAAGAAGTTGTTCATAAGAATAGTGTGTGAACAGTGTTCTGCGCTGGTGTGGACGATAGCTGGAATGGGGTATTTCGGCATCACGAAATTTTTGAATGCTCTTGCGAGCGAAGAGACGAACTTCGTCTCAGttggtatttattaatttaaattttattgcacgATACAAAATTGTACAAAGGGGCATTTAATGTTTAAATGAAAAGACAGTTCTCTGATGGAGGTCTAAAAagggaaaaaaattaaatgaatttgCTTGATATTTAGttgagtaagtacctattaagaTACTTGGTAGTGACTGTGCCTACAGAACTAATTATCCAAAGTTCGAATTTCTGTAAAGGAATTTTTTATTGTGACGAGCGAGGTTTCTGACTTATGATTGTTTTCGAAGCATCTAATAGATATTCGTCAAGTGCCCACATCCAAGTCACAACATTGCTGAATGATTTGTccgttataattattttcctgtTTATTTCAGATACCTGCTGCTTTCATAGCAACCTGGCTGAACAAAGTTTACGGCAGAAAAGCAACTATTATAAGCAATCTATCCATCACTGGCCTCACCATGTTTCTACTCATCTTCGCTTCTCCTGACCACTGGGCCGCTCTGACGTTAGGAATCGTCGGTCTCTGGGCTGCGACCATAACCTTCAACGTTCTTTATGTATACGTGTCTGAATTATTCCCAACTCCTTTAAGGAATATGGGTTACGGTGTGAGCTCATCAGGGGCTAAGATTGGAGCTATGATAGCTCCTTTTATAGCAAATCTCTGCCCTCATTGGATACCGTCGTTAATATTTTCTGTAGTGGCGTTTTTGGGGGCAGGCGTCTGTTGCGTTTTACCGGAAACTAAAGGAAGGGCGTTGGAAGATGAATTAGGGGATTGACAATTAATTAAGAGTAAATTTTACTAGCTCAATATTTTGTACTTATAAACCGAAATTGGTACTTAATAAAGATACCTTTTAGCCCACTCGGTTAAGGCGACACGGCATCCGTCCCAATTTCTCGAGTATTctacatatgtatgtttaatCAAAGGGCTAGGTGCCTCTGACCAAACTCTTAAGGGCGTGCAAGACATTacgaaacaaattaaaattttaataaaataattatttttttatcctAGTTGTATGTTTGATTTCTTATTGTAAATGAAATGACACTTGGTGTTTATTAGTTACGCTTAAAAAGAAGTAAACATATAAGTATAAACGTATTTAGGTTATTGACGTCTGACATTGGAGCGCAACAAATTACTGTGTAAAAAAGAGAAATCTAAACAAAAAGTTGTAGTATAATTGTACATATTGTAATTTACAAATAAGCCCATTCACAATAAAGTAACGCGGGTCACTATTTCACTGGGTTTTTTTAGAATAATGCAAATTTAAGTTTGCATCACAaattaaagtaaaatacaataaaatggcgacTCGCGTTACTCTTGCCGTGAATTACAAATTAATGTAATAGACACGCACAGTTATCGGTTATCTTTGATTTGGActcatttattattaattattgtaaaccgtattgttattgtgataaataagTTATGATGCAAGTCAAGGGCACTAATCTCTCGTTATCAATATGACCCGACTCAGTTCAATTACTACCAGAGATTATAGCAGAGTTGTGTCTAGAGTGATGagttcaaaataaatattttgcagGCCCAAAAATACGACATTTTATACCTTCTGCGGAATATAGTTGATAAAATTATTGGCGGCGTTTATGTATCGAAgctaaaagaaaatattttgaaaataatgcgttTTGTTTTAGAGTATACCAAGACAAGTCTTAaactattttgatagcacacgcagtgcaagtgttattttaaacgtcaaacttctaagaaattatgacatttatgacgtataaaataacacctgcactgcgtatgctatcacaatcgttgcagacttttcatggtctaACTAGTGAAATCAATCATTTAGTTAAGGTAGTTTATTGTTGAATGATATTTTGTTAAATAcgttaattaagaaaaatattccTATAATTTTTTAAGAGATGCAATAAATCTAATCAATCGAACTAAATACTTAAATCGTACAAAACTTTTAcagatagtttttttttatttgttattcagaAACGATATGCTCAACGCCTAACATTTGTCGTAAATCACACTTGAACTGAAACGAGATTACATCTACAGCGTTATTTATAGTCATACCATTATCAGCCTATTTAGATAAACGAAGGTCAAGGGACAGAGAATTTATGGCGAGAAATATTGATAGATAAGACATAACCGCTGCCGATCTCGATAAGTGTCACGGAAACACCAAGaaccgatacagacggactgcaatttgtatgggaactgcacgccaactgcaacgtcggcgtgcagttcccatacaagttgcagtctggttgcagtccgtctgtacccgGCCTGAATATAGTGGATGACTGTTTCTACATACAAACGTGGGGACTGAGTTTTTGTATTTTCCTTCCTGAATCCATTCCTACCTATTGactttatagaaaatatttctacacaatttattgtatattGACTATACATGCACCTGCGTTTAATGTTTTAGATTTTtatatatgtaaattcaatgatgacgtgtaaaagtgcccttgtggcctatttgctgaataaatgttgatgttgatgttgatgttgatgttgatgttgatgttgatgttgatgttgatgttgatgttgatgttgatgttgatgtATGATC
Protein-coding sequences here:
- the LOC134792541 gene encoding solute carrier family 22 member 13-like; translation: MASFTQTILMFGLLFGVYLFGWLSDRFGRRKAIFSSAFLVVVLMVVSSFAPDYWTFCTLRFFTGVATGGVLIVSIVMVLEVVGPQHREAAGCGINLPDGLAEASLVSFVQFSPTWRIYLLSMSGASALIMGFLVLLPESPRWLMARGRLDEAKALMMKAAKCNNLDLTTTEENINSILSRESKEIKTPTYCDLFKTKKLFTRTLCSALVWTIAGMGYFGITQYCTFLGTNVFVSVVIMGLMQIPAAFIATWLNKVYGRKATIISNLSITGLTMFLLIFASPDHWAALTLGIVGLWAATITFNVLYVYVSELFPTPLRNMGYGVSSSGAKIGAMIAPFIANLCPHWIPSLIFSVVAFLGAGVCCVLPETKGRALEDELGD